One part of the Leucobacter triazinivorans genome encodes these proteins:
- the serC gene encoding phosphoserine transaminase — MAEITIPAELLPADGRFGCGPSKVRGEQIDFLASLQPRVLGTSHRQAPVKDLVGSVREGLAELFRAPEGYEVLLANGGATTFWDSAVHSLIERRSQHLAFGEFGAKFAKAAAAAPFLDAPDIRTADAGSRSQAEAVAGVDVYAYPHNETSTGVMAPVRRVAGDEGALTLVDATSGAGGIDFDANEVDVYYFSPQKNFASDGGLWFALVSPAAIERIERIAASGRYIPETLSLAGAVENSRKNQTLNTPALATLALMDEQVRWINGRGGLAWAAARTAESSGVLYDWAERTAVATPFVADPAHRSQVVVTIDLDDAVDAAAISKALRANGIVDTEPYRKLGRNQLRIATFTAIEPDDVRALTGAIDYVLERLV, encoded by the coding sequence ATGGCCGAAATCACCATTCCCGCTGAACTCCTGCCCGCCGACGGTCGCTTCGGGTGCGGCCCATCCAAGGTGCGGGGGGAGCAGATCGACTTCCTCGCCTCGCTCCAGCCCCGCGTGCTCGGCACGTCGCACCGCCAGGCGCCGGTGAAGGATCTCGTCGGCAGCGTTCGCGAGGGTCTCGCGGAGCTGTTCCGGGCGCCCGAGGGGTACGAGGTGCTGCTCGCCAACGGCGGGGCCACGACGTTCTGGGATTCCGCGGTGCACTCTCTCATCGAACGCCGCAGCCAGCACCTGGCGTTCGGCGAGTTCGGTGCGAAGTTCGCGAAGGCCGCGGCCGCCGCGCCATTCCTCGATGCGCCCGACATCCGCACGGCAGACGCCGGCTCGCGCTCGCAGGCCGAGGCGGTCGCCGGCGTGGACGTCTACGCCTACCCGCACAACGAGACCTCCACCGGCGTGATGGCGCCGGTGCGCCGCGTGGCCGGCGACGAGGGAGCGCTCACGCTCGTCGACGCGACGAGCGGCGCGGGCGGCATCGATTTCGACGCGAACGAGGTCGACGTCTACTACTTCTCCCCGCAGAAGAATTTCGCCTCCGACGGCGGCCTGTGGTTCGCCCTCGTCTCGCCCGCCGCGATCGAGCGGATCGAGCGCATCGCCGCCTCGGGCCGCTATATCCCGGAGACGCTCAGCCTCGCCGGCGCGGTCGAGAACTCGCGCAAGAACCAGACGCTCAACACGCCCGCACTCGCGACGCTCGCGCTGATGGACGAGCAGGTGCGATGGATCAACGGCCGGGGCGGTCTCGCCTGGGCCGCCGCCCGCACCGCCGAATCCTCGGGCGTGCTCTACGACTGGGCGGAGCGCACCGCGGTCGCGACGCCGTTCGTCGCGGATCCGGCGCACCGCTCCCAGGTGGTCGTGACGATCGATCTCGACGACGCGGTGGACGCAGCGGCGATCTCGAAGGCGCTGCGCGCGAACGGGATCGTCGACACCGAGCCCTACCGCAAGCTGGGACGCAATCAGCTGCGCATCGCGACGTTCACCGCGATCGAGCCCGACGACGTGCGCG
- a CDS encoding metal-dependent transcriptional regulator yields the protein MTDLIDTTEMYLRTILELEEEGIVPLRARISERLGHSGPTVSQTVGRMERDGLVVVTDDRRLELTASGRTKAVHVMRKHRLAERLLSDVIGLEWAYVHEEACRWEHVMSERVERKLLGILGHPTESPYGNPIPGLDELGAMRAGSFQTGVTGIAELLVDHGQPVTAHIKRLAEPLQVDPELLEQLAGAGILPGSTATFTRRGNVVHVEVEGSSEALDLPGDVAAHIFVSA from the coding sequence ATGACGGACCTGATCGACACGACCGAGATGTACCTCCGCACGATCCTCGAGTTGGAGGAGGAGGGGATCGTTCCCCTGCGCGCCCGGATCTCGGAGCGGCTCGGTCACTCCGGCCCCACCGTGTCTCAGACCGTCGGTCGTATGGAGCGCGACGGGCTGGTCGTCGTGACCGATGATCGGCGCCTCGAGCTCACCGCGTCGGGCCGTACCAAGGCCGTGCACGTGATGCGCAAGCACCGCCTCGCCGAGCGCCTGCTCTCCGATGTCATCGGTCTCGAGTGGGCCTACGTGCACGAGGAGGCCTGCCGCTGGGAGCACGTGATGAGCGAGCGGGTCGAGCGCAAGCTGCTCGGAATCCTCGGGCACCCCACCGAGTCGCCCTATGGCAATCCCATACCGGGGCTCGACGAACTCGGTGCGATGCGCGCGGGATCCTTTCAGACCGGCGTCACCGGCATCGCCGAACTGCTGGTCGATCACGGGCAGCCGGTGACCGCGCACATCAAGCGCCTCGCCGAGCCGCTGCAGGTGGATCCCGAGCTGCTGGAGCAGCTCGCCGGGGCCGGAATCCTTCCCGGGAGCACGGCAACCTTCACCCGCCGCGGCAACGTGGTGCACGTCGAGGTGGAGGGATCCAGTGAGGCGCTCGACCTTCCGGGTGACGTCGCCGCCCATATCTTCGTCTCGGCGTAG